The Kineosporia sp. NBRC 101731 genome has a window encoding:
- a CDS encoding 7-carboxy-7-deazaguanine synthase QueE, translating to MIAGVVGPTVHPQGRSAGRRCVVVQMGGCNLSCTWCDSAFTWDTSRFDLAREVGYWRIEEIAETARSANTPLIVISGGEPLQQQNSPAWPQFLELLGGYEIGVETNGTFPPTELTLQRVSWVTVSPKLAHSGDPAWSRINRESLVAWGQVAQQYDIDFSFAVRDLSDIESAVQITKLHELPIDRIWIVPEATTAALSTSRLAAVSEAAVQAGFNLSARLSALTNL from the coding sequence GTGATCGCCGGCGTCGTCGGACCGACAGTCCACCCCCAGGGACGCTCGGCCGGGCGTCGCTGTGTCGTTGTCCAGATGGGCGGATGCAATCTCTCCTGTACCTGGTGCGACTCGGCCTTCACCTGGGACACGTCCCGCTTCGACCTGGCCCGCGAGGTCGGCTACTGGCGGATCGAGGAGATCGCCGAGACGGCCCGCTCGGCCAACACTCCCCTCATCGTGATCAGCGGCGGCGAACCCCTGCAGCAGCAGAACTCCCCGGCCTGGCCGCAGTTCCTCGAACTGCTCGGCGGATACGAGATCGGGGTGGAGACCAACGGCACCTTCCCCCCGACCGAACTCACCCTGCAGCGCGTCAGCTGGGTGACCGTCTCGCCGAAGCTGGCCCACTCCGGCGACCCGGCCTGGTCGCGCATCAACCGCGAGTCGCTGGTCGCCTGGGGGCAGGTCGCCCAGCAGTACGACATCGACTTCTCCTTCGCCGTCCGGGACCTCAGCGACATCGAGTCCGCCGTGCAGATCACCAAGCTGCACGAGCTGCCGATCGACCGGATCTGGATCGTGCCCGAGGCGACGACCGCCGCGCTGTCGACCAGCCGGCTCGCGGCCGTCTCCGAGGCCGCGGTGCAGGCGGGTTTCAACCTCTCCGCCCGGCTGAGTGCCCTGACGAACCTGTAG
- a CDS encoding TetR/AcrR family transcriptional regulator: MAGDNLRADTLRTRQKLLDAAGELLRERGLAFSLPELARHSGVSTATTYRHFDDVHAVHDAFYRRIQNALLARLHAAGEDPDPLRSFEIVCHEWVLSAMTWGRAATHIRSARGYLERVHDGSDPLLSELDTTLTRAVARLVEIGEIPPVDLRYSVLLWITTFDERVIVDLSETLRWSPQKIAEMLGHSVLAAWTATLSAQSDHST; the protein is encoded by the coding sequence ATGGCAGGCGACAACCTCCGGGCCGACACACTGAGAACCCGGCAGAAACTGCTGGACGCCGCGGGTGAGCTCCTCCGCGAACGCGGCCTGGCCTTCAGCCTGCCCGAACTGGCCCGACACTCGGGCGTCTCGACGGCCACCACCTACCGGCACTTCGACGACGTGCACGCGGTGCACGACGCGTTCTACCGGCGCATCCAGAACGCCCTGCTGGCAAGGCTCCACGCGGCCGGCGAAGACCCCGACCCGCTGCGCTCGTTCGAGATCGTCTGCCACGAGTGGGTGCTCAGTGCCATGACGTGGGGCCGCGCGGCCACCCACATCCGCAGCGCCCGTGGCTACCTGGAGCGCGTCCACGACGGCTCCGACCCCCTGCTCTCCGAGCTCGACACCACCCTGACGCGGGCGGTGGCGCGGCTCGTGGAGATCGGCGAGATCCCGCCCGTGGATCTGCGCTACTCGGTGCTCCTGTGGATCACGACGTTCGACGAACGGGTGATCGTCGACCTGTCCGAGACGCTGCGCTGGTCTCCGCAGAAGATCGCCGAGATGCTCGGGCATTCGGTACTGGCCGCCTGGACAGCCACCCTTTCAGCTCAGTCCGATCACTCGACGTGA
- a CDS encoding alpha-hydroxy acid oxidase: MVAFKSVAAPDVATLPVIRQTALSRLTPEVADFLEGGAGDESTLLANRSAFSHWGFRQRVMSGLAGPDLSTSFLGIELAMPVMTAPFGADGLFHPQGQKAVARANRAAGIASIVPEAGTFGLEEVVQAAPEAARIAQLHPMGPEKNFLAMLARIEDAGCEAICLTVDCPTGGWRERVLRHSFDLDARYVAGNYPDSPDSADGGETTLIQVFGQLFERSATVWSWDRLASLMSHTRLPWFAKGIMTADDALASEAAGAHAVYVSNHGGRQLDGVPAALDALVEVRRAIDGRLPIVFDSGVRRGADVVKALALGADVAVIGRLAAYGLAAGGQAGVERVHSLLYDEIRTVLTLLGRGGVHDLSPDVLIPQGGSVLHGILGADV, from the coding sequence ATGGTCGCATTCAAGTCGGTCGCGGCCCCCGACGTGGCCACGCTCCCGGTGATCCGTCAGACCGCCCTGTCCCGTCTCACCCCCGAGGTCGCGGATTTCCTCGAAGGCGGTGCGGGCGACGAGAGCACTCTGCTGGCCAACCGGTCTGCCTTCTCCCACTGGGGTTTCCGGCAGCGGGTGATGAGCGGTCTGGCCGGCCCGGACCTGTCGACGAGCTTTCTCGGTATCGAGCTGGCCATGCCGGTGATGACCGCTCCGTTCGGTGCCGACGGCCTGTTCCACCCGCAGGGCCAGAAGGCGGTCGCCCGCGCGAACCGGGCGGCCGGGATCGCGAGCATCGTGCCCGAGGCCGGCACCTTCGGCCTGGAGGAGGTGGTGCAGGCGGCCCCGGAGGCGGCTCGCATCGCGCAGTTGCACCCGATGGGGCCGGAGAAGAATTTCCTGGCCATGCTGGCCCGCATCGAGGACGCGGGGTGCGAGGCGATCTGCCTGACCGTCGACTGCCCGACCGGCGGCTGGCGGGAACGGGTGCTGCGTCACTCCTTCGACCTGGACGCCCGGTACGTCGCCGGCAACTACCCCGACAGTCCCGACAGTGCGGATGGTGGCGAGACCACGCTGATCCAGGTCTTCGGGCAGCTCTTCGAGCGCAGCGCCACGGTGTGGTCGTGGGATCGCCTGGCGTCACTGATGTCCCACACCCGCCTGCCCTGGTTCGCCAAGGGCATCATGACCGCCGACGACGCCCTGGCCTCCGAGGCCGCCGGGGCCCACGCGGTCTACGTGTCCAACCACGGTGGCCGTCAGCTCGACGGCGTCCCGGCGGCTCTGGATGCGCTGGTCGAGGTACGCCGGGCGATCGACGGGCGCCTGCCGATCGTCTTCGACAGCGGTGTGCGGCGCGGCGCCGATGTGGTCAAGGCACTGGCCCTGGGCGCGGACGTCGCGGTGATCGGCCGGCTCGCGGCGTACGGGCTGGCCGCCGGTGGGCAGGCCGGGGTGGAGCGGGTGCATTCCCTGTTGTACGACGAGATCCGTACGGTGCTCACGCTTCTGGGGCGTGGCGGGGTGCACGACCTGAGCCCGGACGTGCTGATCCCGCAGGGCGGCTCAGTTCTCCACGGCATCCTCGGCGCTGACGTCTGA
- a CDS encoding serine/threonine-protein kinase → MPLSPLRAGDPATIGTFRLVARLGTGGMGVVYVGTDTAGRPAAVKAVKAEYAADPRFRSRFRREVEAARAVTGACTARVLDADPDADEPWLATEYVGGASLDDVVNADGPLTPELLHALASGLAEALCAIHAAGVVHRDLKPANVLLAPDGPKVIDFGIAALETATLSSRTGVGMGSPGYMAPEQITGTTAIGPPADVYAWGLTVLFAATGHPPFGSGPAPALMYRAVHADVDLSGLPQWIEPLVRATLDPEPAHRPDAWQVLAGLVDENERMRPAARSAQDADPGSRRGRRAAREAAAAAAPGNAREPWNTDEPAAARTALFPAEAAGAAAADTGATQRVLRREWHQPAAAQAPSLPSQPLYAPGTTQITGTGNHRSRVALTLTSVAALVLAGALVWILFLAPDGNDDTTAQPATTAAVTPTSSSSPEETTAPDGTPTPEATTTSSSSVGTTPATTFDENGIAWYNTELGDLDLAASFNTFIASHNQQVVRINASAPNSDHIDKNFVEHPGDDDEHDEPHFTLFECNGLADGQEPDYAPEAPCAAATYLLDLADDGESSFDFSQNAYHLDGYFEVDIDDDPDDRGATVVTLSDVSAEDAVEN, encoded by the coding sequence GTGCCGTTGTCGCCCCTGCGGGCCGGTGACCCGGCGACGATCGGGACCTTCCGCCTCGTCGCCCGTCTGGGAACCGGCGGTATGGGAGTGGTGTACGTCGGCACCGACACCGCGGGCCGGCCCGCCGCGGTCAAGGCGGTCAAGGCCGAGTACGCCGCCGACCCGAGGTTCCGTTCGCGGTTCCGGCGTGAGGTCGAGGCGGCCCGCGCGGTCACGGGTGCCTGCACGGCCCGGGTGCTGGACGCCGACCCGGACGCCGACGAGCCATGGCTGGCCACCGAGTACGTCGGGGGCGCGAGCCTGGACGACGTGGTGAACGCCGATGGTCCTCTCACCCCCGAACTGCTGCACGCGCTGGCCTCCGGACTGGCCGAGGCACTGTGCGCGATCCACGCGGCCGGCGTGGTGCACCGCGACCTGAAACCGGCGAACGTGCTGCTGGCCCCGGACGGCCCGAAGGTCATCGACTTCGGCATCGCGGCACTGGAGACGGCCACGCTCTCGTCCCGTACCGGCGTCGGGATGGGCAGCCCGGGCTACATGGCACCGGAGCAGATCACCGGCACCACCGCGATCGGCCCGCCCGCCGACGTGTACGCCTGGGGCCTGACCGTGCTGTTCGCCGCGACCGGCCACCCGCCGTTCGGCTCCGGGCCGGCACCGGCCCTGATGTACCGGGCCGTGCACGCCGATGTGGACCTGTCCGGCCTGCCGCAGTGGATCGAGCCACTGGTGCGCGCCACCCTCGACCCTGAGCCGGCCCACCGGCCCGACGCCTGGCAGGTGCTGGCCGGGCTGGTCGACGAGAACGAACGGATGCGGCCCGCCGCCCGCAGCGCGCAGGACGCCGACCCAGGTAGTCGCCGGGGCCGGCGGGCGGCCCGTGAGGCCGCCGCCGCGGCGGCACCGGGCAACGCCCGGGAACCGTGGAACACCGACGAGCCCGCCGCCGCCCGCACCGCATTGTTCCCAGCTGAAGCAGCCGGAGCAGCCGCGGCGGACACCGGCGCCACCCAGCGCGTCCTGCGCCGGGAATGGCACCAGCCCGCCGCCGCCCAGGCCCCGAGCCTGCCCTCCCAGCCGCTGTACGCACCGGGTACGACCCAGATCACCGGCACCGGCAACCACCGCTCCCGGGTCGCTCTGACGCTGACCAGCGTCGCGGCCCTCGTCCTGGCCGGGGCACTGGTCTGGATCCTGTTCCTCGCCCCGGACGGCAACGACGACACCACCGCCCAACCGGCCACGACCGCCGCGGTGACACCGACGTCCTCAAGCTCGCCCGAGGAGACCACCGCCCCGGACGGGACACCGACGCCCGAGGCGACCACGACGTCCTCCAGCAGTGTGGGAACCACCCCGGCAACCACGTTCGACGAGAACGGGATCGCCTGGTACAACACCGAACTCGGCGACCTCGACCTGGCGGCGAGCTTCAACACCTTCATCGCCTCCCACAACCAGCAGGTGGTGCGGATCAACGCGTCGGCGCCGAACTCCGACCACATCGACAAGAACTTCGTCGAGCACCCGGGTGACGACGACGAGCACGACGAACCGCACTTCACGCTCTTCGAGTGCAACGGGCTCGCCGACGGGCAGGAGCCGGACTATGCGCCGGAGGCGCCCTGCGCGGCGGCCACCTACCTGCTCGACCTGGCCGACGACGGCGAGTCGTCGTTCGACTTCAGCCAGAACGCCTACCACCTGGACGGCTACTTCGAGGTGGACATCGACGACGACCCCGACGACCGCGGCGCCACCGTGGTGACGCTGTCAGACGTCAGCGCCGAGGATGCCGTGGAGAACTGA
- a CDS encoding response regulator transcription factor — protein MQTGNSTGISLATGVNRPRVLTQHGKQRPDQYPNQAGTQNTTRGPGTVPGSSPHPQTGQPGGARSTKVFVFGCDRLSQAGMVAYLRDCPGIELVPEAGMATADVTVVAAESMDEPSLLALRAVQESGARRTLLVVGEIDARGMADAFDAGVIGILRRSAITTRSLARAISCTQADESVLPAELLSRLVRQVRAPRPRVSALKEGEHLVASSTVQVPAAQPHTERELEVLRMLGEGCDTREIARRLAYSERTVKTVIQDLSQRLGLRNRSHAVAYAVRNGLI, from the coding sequence ATGCAGACCGGCAACAGCACGGGGATCAGTCTGGCGACCGGCGTGAACCGGCCCAGGGTACTCACGCAGCACGGTAAGCAACGCCCCGACCAGTACCCGAACCAGGCCGGGACGCAGAACACGACCCGCGGCCCCGGCACGGTGCCGGGCAGCAGCCCGCACCCGCAGACGGGCCAGCCGGGGGGCGCCCGCTCGACCAAGGTGTTCGTGTTCGGCTGCGACCGGCTGTCGCAGGCCGGGATGGTCGCCTACCTGCGCGACTGCCCGGGCATCGAACTGGTGCCCGAGGCCGGGATGGCCACGGCCGATGTGACCGTGGTGGCGGCCGAGTCGATGGACGAGCCCAGTCTGCTGGCGCTGCGGGCGGTGCAGGAGTCCGGTGCCCGGCGCACCCTGCTGGTGGTGGGCGAGATCGACGCCCGCGGCATGGCCGACGCGTTCGACGCCGGGGTCATCGGCATCCTGCGGCGCTCGGCGATCACGACGCGCTCGCTGGCCCGGGCCATCTCCTGCACGCAGGCCGACGAGAGCGTGCTGCCGGCCGAGCTGCTGAGCCGGCTGGTGCGGCAGGTGCGCGCGCCGCGTCCCCGGGTGTCTGCGCTGAAAGAGGGCGAGCACCTGGTCGCCAGCTCGACGGTGCAGGTGCCCGCGGCGCAGCCGCACACCGAGCGTGAGCTGGAGGTGCTGCGGATGCTCGGTGAGGGCTGCGACACCCGGGAGATCGCCCGGCGGCTGGCCTACTCCGAGCGCACGGTGAAGACGGTGATCCAGGACCTGTCCCAGCGCCTGGGTCTGCGTAACCGTTCGCACGCGGTCGCCTACGCCGTGCGTAACGGCCTGATCTGA